The following are encoded together in the Salvia hispanica cultivar TCC Black 2014 chromosome 6, UniMelb_Shisp_WGS_1.0, whole genome shotgun sequence genome:
- the LOC125195058 gene encoding stigma-specific STIG1-like protein 2, whose product MTRSMLIESKAPKHFWPKAIATSAYLLNRLPTIRISRFLKEKERNPRAADHCHKDNDVCNNTLEDGRNATCCNNKCFDLQYDNKNCGSCKKKCALHGGGDRPLLPPLDPPLLLAYDKRHCGACNQKCMDKGLCVYGMCSYA is encoded by the exons ATGACCCGCTCTATGCTCATTGAATCAAAAGCCCCAAAACACTTCTGGCCCAAAGCCATTGCCACCTCAGCCTATCTATTGAACAGATTACCCACAA tTCGCATAAGCCGTTTCCTAAAGGAGAAGGAGAGAAACCCTAGAGCCGCCGACCACTGCCACAAGGACAACGACGTGTGCAACAACACCTTGGAAGACGGCCGTAACGCCACATGTTGCAACAACAAGTGCTTTGACTTGCAGTACGACAACAAAAACTGCGGCTCGTGTAAGAAGAAGTGCGCC TTGCACGGAGGGGGCGACCGCCCCCTCCTGCCCCCCCTAGATCCGCCACTGCTCCTCGCCTACGACAAGAGGCACTGTGGCGCGTGCAACCAGAAGTGCATGGACAAAGGATTATGTGTGTACGGCATGTGCTCTTACGCCTAG
- the LOC125192264 gene encoding uncharacterized protein LOC125192264, producing MSNVTKFTWKMTSQHQKDEYFREFEKAFSWPSDWEHEVKKMWNEKAARRYSGFISSLKVMYKAGKSRPIYVPDGLINHWKDPNVIKRSEAARKTRMSEPDGPGIGISKQRGGSVSIEERSMWKAAERGVSIMDCVYESFSDLHRFKDVKYTCKSAGDCCNAG from the exons ATGTCAAATGTCACAAAATTTACTTGGAAAATGACATCTCAGCACCAAAAAGATGAGTATTTTCGTGAATTTGAa AAAGCATTTTCATGGCCTTCTGATTGGGAGCATGAGGTGAAGAAGATGTGGAATGAAAAAGCTGCAAGAAGATACTCGGGTTTTATCAGTTCCTTGAAGGTGATGTACAAAGCCGGTAAATCTCGACCAATTTACGTACCTGATGGACTGATAAACCATTGGAAAGATCCAAATGTTATCAAGAGGTCTGAAGCTGCAAGGAAGACAAGAATGTCCGAACCTGATGGACCTGGTATAGGAATAAGCAAACAACGAGGAGGGTCGGTGTCTATTGAGGAGAGATCTATGTGGAAG gCGGCCGAGAGGGGAGTATCGATCATGGATTGTGTGTATGAATCGTTCAGTGACTTACACAGGTTCAAGGATGTGAAGTATACAT GCAAGAGTGCAGGAGATTGTTGCAATGCAGGATGA
- the LOC125192074 gene encoding protein PNS1-like: protein MQIQERNGPPFEKRERNLLSNMFKYLFCIQFLLIVILELYLIVRGVISASDSHRFHPKKWYLPLLSSTACAGIAGFAWQLLTSINPSRAFKAAFVISPLVTCAYGILLVSIGSKGSAAAAVFALASAVIQSLYACWVHSRFQHAIRILVLSVASYPPRIRTAAPILIFICTFYSAFLMCGIGGATAIGTNKLNVLFIFLTLLSLTWTLHVARNMMFVTVSHIKFMRFASGEEVELKTVIRDSAMNSIGRVCFGSILVPVLGVIRGLARATSLLTGDVDEFMFSCANCCTGVTKRLVVYGNRWGFVQVGVYYKGIVQASKDTWEMFNRTGIETLIDTDLTSSFCFLCGIAAGSLCALVAGTWALFVQKSYATELSLYAFLTGYLLNRVAMAWIQASVAAYYVAYAENPQNQQFDGTIPDYIQALQRLQR from the exons ATGCAAATACAGGAAAGAAATGGTCCTCCCTTTGAGAAGAGGGAAAGGAACTTACTCTCCAACATGTTTAAGTACCTTTTCTGCATACAATTTCTCCTGATTGTAATCCTTGAGCTGTACCTCATAGTTCGGGGTGTCATATCAGCTTCAGACAGCCATCGTTTCCACCCAAAGAAATGGTACCTCCCACTGCTCTCCTCCACAGCTTGTGCAGGAATTGCAGGATTTGCATGGCAGTTGCTCACGAGCATCAACCCTTCGCGAGCGTTCAAGGCTGCATTTGTCATTAGCCCTCTTGTTACCTGCGCGTATGGGATTTTACTCGTCTCCATTGGATCTAAAGGAAGTGCCGCAGCAGCTGTATTCGCTCTAGCTTCTGCTGTCATTCAATCCTTGTACGCGTGCTGGGTCCATTCCCGGTTTCAGCACGCCATCAGGATTCTAGTACTTTCAGTGGCATCTTACCCTCCAAGAATCAGAACTGCAGCGCCTATATTGATATTCATCTGTACCTTCTATTCCGCTTTCCTGATGTGCGGCATTGGGGGAGCAACTGCAATCGGTACCAACAAGCTTAATGTCCTGTTCATATTCCTGACTCTTTTAAGCCTCACGTGGACACTTCACGTAGCTAGAAACATGATGTTTGTCACTGTATCACATATCAAGTTCATGAGATTTGCAAGTGGGGAAGAGGTTGAGCTTAAAACAGTGATAAGAGACTCAGCCATGAACTCGATAGGGAGAGTGTGCTTTGGCTCGATTCTTGTACCGGTTCTTGGTGTTATCCGGGGTTTGGCTCGTGCAACAAGTTTGCTTACAGGAGACGTGGATGAGTTCATGTTCTCGTGTGCAAATTGCTGCACAGGAGTAACTAAAAGGCTTGTAGTTTATGGAAATAGATGGGGTTTTGTGCAGGTAGGGGTGTATTACAAAGGAATCGTACAGGCTTCAAAGGATACATGGGAGATGTTTAACAGAACTGGAATCGAAACGTTGATTGATACAGACCTCACTAGCTCGTTCTGCTTTCTGTGTGGCATTGCAGCCGGATCATTGTGCGCACTGGTGGCCGGAACTTGGGCGCTTTTTGTCCAGAAAAGCTACGCAACGGAACTGTCTTTGTACGCATTCTTGACAGGGTACTTATTG AATAGAGTCGCCATGGCATGGATACAAGCTAGTGTTGCAGCATATTACGTTGCCTATGCAGAAAACCCACAAAACCAGCAATTTGATGGCACCATTCCAGATTACATTCAGGCACTACAGAGACTACAGAGGTAG
- the LOC125193763 gene encoding probable arabinosyltransferase ARAD1 isoform X1 translates to MKPLIQILGLGMSKMGFVAYKSLFCWFLLTSSLFILSWLSVLRSTGYSHSVAFSIMPNSRLLRFSESSNLDESMGKRANWDNNCGANVPMLRVFMYDLPSEFHFDLLGWKGVGENDVWPDIRVKIPDYPGGLNLQHSIEYWLALDLLSSEFAENSTGRSAVRVHNSSEADVVFVPFFSSLCYNRFSKLRPGQNRSTNVVLQEKLVKFLTAQDEWKRSGGKDHIIVAHHPNSLLDARMKLWPAIFILSDFGRYPPTIANVEKDVIAPYRHVTESYVDDSSGFDTRPTLLYFQGAIYRKDGGIIRQELYYMLKNESDVHFSFGTYQKDGARQTSNGMRSSKFCLNIAGDTPSSNRLFDAIASHCVPVIISDEIELPNEDVLDYSEFCVFVSTSDALKQGFLLNLTRNIGKEEWTRMWKRLREIEHMYEYEYPSKENDAVQMIWQAVSRKVSGIRWRIHRNRRFSRTSAYKGRAVSSGSVPRNFG, encoded by the exons ATGAAACCACTGATACAAATTTTGGGTCTTGGCATGTCAAAAATGGGATTCGTTGCCTACAAATCCTTATTCTGTTGGTTCTTGTTGACATCGTCATTGTTCATATTATCTTGGTTGTCAGTGCTGAGATCAACTGGGTACTCTCATTCTGTTGCATTTAGTATAATGCCAAACTCTAGGCTGCTGCGATTCTCTGAAAGTTCGAATCTTGATGAATCAATGGGTAAGAGAGCAAACTGGGATAATAATTGTGGTGCTAATGTGCCAATGCTTAGGGTTTTCATGTATGATTTGCCATCAGAGTTTCATTTTGATCTATTAGGTTGGAAGGGTGTTGGGGAGAATGATGTGTGGCCTGACATCCGGGTTAAGATTCCCGACTACCCCGGTGGGTTGAATCTGCAGCATAGCATAGAATACTGGTTGGCTTTGGATCTCTTGAGCTCTGAATTTGCAGAGAATTCTACAGGTCGTAGTGCTGTGCGAGTGCATAATTCTAGCGAGGCAGATGTTGTGTTTGTGCCCTTTTTCTCGTCTTTATGCTATAACCGGTTCTCAAAGTTGAGGCCAGGCCAGAACAGGAGCACGAATGTTGTATTGCAGGAGAAGTTGGTTAAGTTCTTGACAGCTCAGGATGAATGGAAGAGGTCTGGTGGGAAAGATCACATAATTGTTGCTCACCATCCGAATAGTTTGTTAGATGCGAGGATGAAGCTGTGGCCtgcaatattcattttatcaGATTTCGGGAGGTATCCTCCAACCATTGCTAATGTTGAGAAAGACGTGATTGCGCCTTACAGGCACGTTACTGAGAGCTACGTGGATGACTCGTCTGGTTTTGATACTCGTCCCACCTTGCTCTATTTTCAGGGTGCTATCTACAGAAAAGAT GGTGGAATAATTCGGCAGGAGTTATACTACATGCTGAAAAATGAATCAGATGTGCATTTCTCTTTTGGAACTTACCAAAAGGACGGTGCTAGGCAGACTTCAAACGGCATGCGCTCATCCAAGTTCTGCCTCAACATAGCCGGTGACACGCCTTCATCAAATCGCCTCTTTGATGCTATAGCTAGCCACTGTGTGCCCGTCATCATCAGCGATGAGATCGAGCTTCCCAACGAAGACGTTCTAGACTACTCTGAGTTCTGCGTATTCGTCAGTACCTCGGATGCTCTTAAACAGGGCTTTCTCTTGAATCTTACCAGGAATATTGGCAAAGAGGAGTGGACTAGGATGTGGAAGAGGCTGCGAGAAATTGAACACATGTATGAGTACGAGTATCCGTCCAAAGAGAACGATGCTGTTCAGATGATATGGCAGGCTGTTTCCCGCAAGGTTTCTGGCATCAGATGGAGGATTCACCGCAACAGGCGATTCTCTCGAACGAGCGCCTATAAAGGAAGAGCTGTTAGTTCTGGTTCCGTGCCCAGGAATTTTGGTTGA
- the LOC125193763 gene encoding probable arabinosyltransferase ARAD1 isoform X2, with protein sequence MKPLIQILGLGMSKMGFVAYKSLFCWFLLTSSLFILSWLSVLRSTGYSHSVAFSIMPNSRLLRFSESSNLDESMGWKGVGENDVWPDIRVKIPDYPGGLNLQHSIEYWLALDLLSSEFAENSTGRSAVRVHNSSEADVVFVPFFSSLCYNRFSKLRPGQNRSTNVVLQEKLVKFLTAQDEWKRSGGKDHIIVAHHPNSLLDARMKLWPAIFILSDFGRYPPTIANVEKDVIAPYRHVTESYVDDSSGFDTRPTLLYFQGAIYRKDGGIIRQELYYMLKNESDVHFSFGTYQKDGARQTSNGMRSSKFCLNIAGDTPSSNRLFDAIASHCVPVIISDEIELPNEDVLDYSEFCVFVSTSDALKQGFLLNLTRNIGKEEWTRMWKRLREIEHMYEYEYPSKENDAVQMIWQAVSRKVSGIRWRIHRNRRFSRTSAYKGRAVSSGSVPRNFG encoded by the exons ATGAAACCACTGATACAAATTTTGGGTCTTGGCATGTCAAAAATGGGATTCGTTGCCTACAAATCCTTATTCTGTTGGTTCTTGTTGACATCGTCATTGTTCATATTATCTTGGTTGTCAGTGCTGAGATCAACTGGGTACTCTCATTCTGTTGCATTTAGTATAATGCCAAACTCTAGGCTGCTGCGATTCTCTGAAAGTTCGAATCTTGATGAATCAATGG GTTGGAAGGGTGTTGGGGAGAATGATGTGTGGCCTGACATCCGGGTTAAGATTCCCGACTACCCCGGTGGGTTGAATCTGCAGCATAGCATAGAATACTGGTTGGCTTTGGATCTCTTGAGCTCTGAATTTGCAGAGAATTCTACAGGTCGTAGTGCTGTGCGAGTGCATAATTCTAGCGAGGCAGATGTTGTGTTTGTGCCCTTTTTCTCGTCTTTATGCTATAACCGGTTCTCAAAGTTGAGGCCAGGCCAGAACAGGAGCACGAATGTTGTATTGCAGGAGAAGTTGGTTAAGTTCTTGACAGCTCAGGATGAATGGAAGAGGTCTGGTGGGAAAGATCACATAATTGTTGCTCACCATCCGAATAGTTTGTTAGATGCGAGGATGAAGCTGTGGCCtgcaatattcattttatcaGATTTCGGGAGGTATCCTCCAACCATTGCTAATGTTGAGAAAGACGTGATTGCGCCTTACAGGCACGTTACTGAGAGCTACGTGGATGACTCGTCTGGTTTTGATACTCGTCCCACCTTGCTCTATTTTCAGGGTGCTATCTACAGAAAAGAT GGTGGAATAATTCGGCAGGAGTTATACTACATGCTGAAAAATGAATCAGATGTGCATTTCTCTTTTGGAACTTACCAAAAGGACGGTGCTAGGCAGACTTCAAACGGCATGCGCTCATCCAAGTTCTGCCTCAACATAGCCGGTGACACGCCTTCATCAAATCGCCTCTTTGATGCTATAGCTAGCCACTGTGTGCCCGTCATCATCAGCGATGAGATCGAGCTTCCCAACGAAGACGTTCTAGACTACTCTGAGTTCTGCGTATTCGTCAGTACCTCGGATGCTCTTAAACAGGGCTTTCTCTTGAATCTTACCAGGAATATTGGCAAAGAGGAGTGGACTAGGATGTGGAAGAGGCTGCGAGAAATTGAACACATGTATGAGTACGAGTATCCGTCCAAAGAGAACGATGCTGTTCAGATGATATGGCAGGCTGTTTCCCGCAAGGTTTCTGGCATCAGATGGAGGATTCACCGCAACAGGCGATTCTCTCGAACGAGCGCCTATAAAGGAAGAGCTGTTAGTTCTGGTTCCGTGCCCAGGAATTTTGGTTGA
- the LOC125193762 gene encoding transcription factor IIIB 60 kDa subunit-like → MVRIWCPFCAVNVRTDTAEGKTCCSLCGRVLSEDNFTEEVQFTKSSDGQARMQGRFVASVQSHSESRERTLNEAYNGINDIMYALEIDGGDYIASAALRLYKLALDKNFTKGRRKEQVQASCLYIVCRAKDKPFLLIDFSEHLRINVYVLGAVFLQLCKVLSLEETGLLQKLVDPSLFIHRFADRLFRSKDQRISKTALQIVASMKRDWMQSGRKPSGICGAALYISALAHGLNCSKSDVIKTVHICEATLTKRMIEFENTESGGLTIEEFEKKSEELAALENNVEDKFQMKSRNGELLCSHKGDGKPQFAYGLCKDCYKEFMAISGGLNGGSEPPAFQRAERKRIMAEEAAADRSENLDSSALLGLTETNSKHLNYDGQRSLKNTQDGATQPADPDLTGATLKPKTMHDTIDGRTDASDFPLEESESLSDIDDFEVDVYINTEEEKNLKTTVWEEINREYLEEQKAKEAAAVAAKKAYEASFANCSGDVEGARKLAEAAAAAAAQIRKEKRQKRAADLKNLGPPETAKDAFKQMLNGKPWSSKIRYELLEQLIDSDEQSPKKSRNETEAEAETKAETDHGDDYVEEDPEIDGTEDNTEEYNCDQDINDLDEF, encoded by the exons ATGGTGCGGATATGGTGTCCTTTCTGTGCCGTCAACGTTCGGACTGATACCGCTGAAGGAAAAAC TTGCTGTTCACTTTGTGGAAGGGTTCTATCTGAAGACAACTTCACAGAGGAAGTTCAGTTTACGAAATCATCTGATGGACAG GCACGCATGCAAGGTCGTTTTGTGGCGTCTGTCCAATCTCATTCAGAGAGTCGTGAGAGGACATTGAATGAAG CTTACAATGGAATAAATGATATAATGTATGCCTTGGAAATTGACGGTGGTGATTACATAGCTAGTGCAGCATTACGGTTGTATAAG TTGGCACTAGATAAGAACTTCACAAAAGGGCGCAGGAAAGAACAAGTGCAAGCTTCTTGTCTTTATATTGTCTGTAG GGCTAAAGATAAGCCATTTCTTCTTATTGATTTCTCAGAACATCTAAGGATAAATGT CTATGTACTAGGGGCAGTCTTTTTGCAGCTCTGCAAAGTTCTTAGCCTTGAAGAAACTGGTCTTTTGCAAAAGCTTGTGGATCCCAGCCTTTTCATTCACCGATTTGCTGATC gtCTGTTTAGAAGCAAGGACCAACGTATTTCCAAAACTGCACTTCAGATTGTGGCTAGCATGAAGCGTGACTGGATGCAG AGTGGAAGGAAACCAAGTGGGATATGTGGAGCTGCACTTTATATATCTGCTCTAGCACATGGTCTTAATTGTTCCAAATCTGATGTT ATTAAGACGGTCCACATATGTGAAGCAACATTGACAAAGCGGATGATTGAATTTGAGAATACCGAGTCAGGAGGTCTAACG ATTGAGGAGTTTGAGAAGAAGTCAGAGGAACTTGCCGCTCTGGAAAATAATGTTGAAGACAAATTTCAAATGAAGTCTAGGAATGGTGAGCTTCTATGTAGTCATAAGGGTGATGGGAAACCTCAGTTTGCTTATGGTCTTTGTAAGGACTGCTACAAGGAG TTCATGGCAATTTCTGGAGGCCTTAATGGTGGATCAGAGCCCCCAGCTTTCCAGCGTGCTGAGAGGAAAAGAATAATGGCCGAGGAAGCTGCTGCTGATAGATCTGAGAATCTAGATTCATCAGCATTGCTTGGACTGACTGAGACCAACagcaaacatttaaat TATGATGGACAAAGGAGCCTCAAGAATACTCAAGATGGAGCTACACAGCCAGCAGATCCTGATTTAACAG GAGCCACCTTGAAGCCGAAAACCATGCATGATACTATTGATGGCAGAACGGATGCTAGTGATTTTCCTTTGGAAGAGTCAGAGAGTTTATCGGACATTGATGACTTTGAG GTGGATGTGTATATTAATactgaggaggagaagaattTGAAAACGACTGTATGGGAGGAGATTAACAGGGAATATCTTGAG GAGCAGAAAGCAAAAGAAGCTGCTGCAGTAGCTGCAAAGAAAGCTTATGAAGCCAGTTTTGCTAACTGCTCGGGTGATGTTGAAGGCGCAAGAAAGCTCGCTGAGGCAGCTGCAGCAGCAGCTGCACAGATTAGAAAG GAAAAACGACAGAAGCGAGCTGCTGATTTGAAAAATCTCGGGCCTCCTGAAACTGCTAAAGACGCATTTAAACAAATGTTAAATGGGAAG CCATGGAGTTCTAAAATTCGATATGAGTTACTGGAGCAGCTTATTGATTCG GATGAGCAAAGCCCCAAGAAGAGCCGGAATGAGACGGAGGCTGAGGCAGAGACGAAAGCAGAAACGGATCACGGAGACGATTATGTGGAAGAAGATCCTGAAATAGATGGCACAGAGGATAATACGGAAGAATATAATTGTGACCAAGATATTAACGATTTGGATGAATTCTAG